The DNA segment ataaattaaatacaaaatatcacataaaatatcaaaatatcaggatattattgttgtaaatataattgtatatgatatttgttatacctttaacatttttatatataaaaacataaaactcAGCTACAAATAGTTAAACTaaagttttgaaaatataaataaaaaaatatgtttgaaTTAAAAACACAAATCAAAATAATCTTTTTAcagcatttaattttttttatttttttataaaaatatgatagagttttttttataaaaaaatatttttaattatgaaacaaaatttaatttaaaggttttttgtttattatatatatatatatatatatatatatatataacagtaaacaaatattcaaaaaaataataatattattagtgATATTCTATTTAATTcagaaattttaaatatacataaaaataagattgtaaaaatttaaatagtatttttttatcaagtaaaatttaacatttacttttaataGGATGATTGATTTTTCTATAtgcatatatagatatatgcaacaaatattcaaaaaacGATGATGTTACGAgcgatatattatttaatataaaaattttagaatGTAGATAAAAATACGATTGAAGTTAAActatacatatacatacatatatatatattttaaccgaaaaataatttctgaaaatagagaagatattattatcatcaaatttaaaaattcaaataagatATTATTGAATTCAAAAATATAGATAGAAATAACATAGGATATTcaagaaaatataatatatgatttaaGTGATATAATTGTTGatctaaaattttttaaaatataaataaatataaatttaatttttatatttttttattatcataCTTATagtttgttttgtttatttacttttatataatttatatattaatttttggtaaTATAAAGAACATTTTATACTAATTTTACAGAGTTTAATGTACCTTACCTTATCCAAATATTATGtatctatattttattttatttatttttttattttatttttttatatttttatatttcaaatttaaatttttaaaatttaaaaaatttctatttttttttgtataaaatacaaatattgcatacatcaaatttataattattggataaataaattatttaggaaataatataattttaaaatgttaaaataagaaattttaaaaaataataggggtgtaaaaacttttttttatagATCTTAAAGGATGTTAAATAGCTTATCTCAAAGATTCAACTGTTTAAAACTATTTTCTAATagttttccaaaaaaatttataaaacttatATACTCCGTCAAACACCCCTTCAaccataattaatttaaattgatttcaaTACTCTAAGAATTTGAAATCCGTTTTGATCACCTCAATTGTAGTGTAATaaatatcaagataaattttattttatttttaaaaagttatCTCAACAATGAAAACACATTTATATTGATAGATTTTAAATCATCTAATACAATTCaaccttaatttatttgtattttaattatttattcaaacaatcatatttattaattttttcaaaaaaaaatacatgaaaATAATACTCTATGCATAGCACAGGTGAAATTCTAgtaatatcatcaaaacaaagTCTCGTGTGTGTAATacaaagaaagaaaagagagaCAAGTTCATTCCCCAAACCCGTCGCTCCCGTCATCCTCTGCGCAGCTGCTGTATTCGGTTCTTATCTCCTTCGTTCGATGTCCAAACTTCGATCCGTTTGAGGGTTTTCTTCCTTACATCCGTAGCTTCGATTTGAGCCATGAATCACAATTTTTGATGGTCGTTTCTGCCCAAATCGAACCCTATTTGTAAGCTGGTTCTGCGCGTGATTTCTGCTACGTTCCTTCACAGGTTTTGCTTTCGGTTTTGTTGTTTTCTCACTACCTAGAGGCTGTATTCGAACTAGTATTTAAACTCGATCCAGCCCCTATTTTTCCAGTTGGTTTCGAACATTTTCCGGCGAGTTTTTCGGCGAATTTCGACTGCTTTCCAATTCAGCTTGTTTTAGCTTCGAGTTGCGACATATTTCAAGCTTGAGTTGTGAATGTATTCGGTCTTGGAATATTTTAATGTGTTGTAGACCGAAACTTTGGAAAGCAAAGTGAACATTGAACCTTGTTGAGTTGGTATAGGTATGTTACAGTTTAGTTACATACGACGGTGACATATAAATCTTGTTTTATGCATATTTACATCATTTATGTAAATTAAGTGATCTATATGAGTTATGTGAATTTAAATGTCTCGTTGTTTATATGTTAATATATTTGACATATTGTTTGGCATCTAGAAAGGGCATGATGTTCATAGCATCACATATTGAGCCTATCGTTTCTTGTTAACTGTTGTATTGTATTCTTGGCACCCGTTgttaatattttgaaatcaGTTGGTGGGTTTTAAGCCTAGTTATCATGATTGTCTATTCTCTCATGCATTTTCTGTAATATTCTAAAAAGCGTGGAGCGCGTCGAAGCGTGAATGTCAAGGTTCAAGCTTTTCGAGCTTAGAACGAGTTTAAGCGTGAAAAAGCGTTTTCAATATTTactgtaattttaatttttttagacaaacattaaataaaatgttagattaaccataaatataagatttaatagataattcaagttctaaactataaatatacatatttataaaaatattttcatttaaaaaaaaatgaaatcttCCGTTCTAAAAAGCGGTCGCTTAATCGATCTTAAGCGTATTAAAGCTTAAGCGAGATTAAGCGTGGCTTAAGCgagctttttagaacactgattTTCTGTGTGATATGCTCTTAGAATCTTGACATCATACGTTATTCGTTATTGTGCCTTCCTGTTGTATCGTGTATCAGTTGTATGGAGGCCGAGTCGTGGGTGTTGGATTTCACACAACACGACATACCTCGCATACTTGGCAGGGCGGTTTAGTTTCATGACGATGTAGCTCCCCTGTGTGTTATAGCTCGAGCATTGTTCTAGTTGTTATCGTACCATTCGTTGGCTCCTGTTATCCCGTTTACTTTGAGCCAGTTCATGTTTTAAAGTGTTTATGTTGTTATCGAGCCTTGCTGGCTCAAATGTTTGttaaatgttttatttagtTGTCGTGCCTGGCCGGCACTTGTTGTGTGGTATTTTAAATTGCTGAGGTTctagtttgaattattttcatataaacCGTTGTCTGAGTTTTCGGGATGTCCTACTTATggggaggtcatgccgaaatttatATGGGCCCAAAATCCTTCTTTTTAAATCGTTTTTCCACTGCTTAACTATTAATTACTTATTTGTATGATCATTAAATATAATTAGATTAACTGGGCCTCACATAATCTGCAGAGATGGGAATTCTAAGGAGGGACAACAATCGGTCGTCGACTTCCGCAACTTCACCTTGTGCTCATCTTAGGATTGCTTATCACAGCTGTTTCAACAGGTAATCTTTtatgtttgatttttgggttttttgTTTGAGTGGATTTTATGTTGAAATTTCAGAAAAAATATGACATTTTGTGGTGAATGGGGATTTTTTTGGGGGTGGAATATTGTTctattgtttttctttttgtGTTGAAAATTTCGTGGAGCCCTAACCGGTTATTGCCTATTTTGGCTTTGTATAGGTGGTATTCGGAGAAGTTCTTGAAGGGTTTATGGGATAAAGAAGAGTGTGTTCTTGAGTGGGAGAAGTACAGAGAATGCTTATCTGTAAGATAAGTTTTTGTGAATTGGATGTTGAATtaaacttttatttttcttgGGAATTCTGGTAAAAAAAAGTATTGATTGTTTAATTCTTTGCCCGTTTGACAGCAACATTTGGATGATAAGCATCTAAGTCGATTCTTGGAAGCTGATGGCATTGTGGATTCAAACAGTCGAGCTGAATTTAAAAGCCATTCTAGTGTTTCCTAGTGATATTTTGCCAAAGATTAATCCTAGAAATcgatgtaatttttttaatagtCATATTTTACTATTTTGTAAGATCACTTATTTTATTTGGTTATGAAGaagttgaaattttgaaatattgtgatttttGAAGTTTTGTTCTGTATTTATCTTTAGAATTTTATGGACTTTGGTTGGTTATATTGATCCTCTGTTTGAGTGTCAGCATAGCGGAAGGATTGATCTAAAGAAGGACTAGCATAAGATCCGTATCGATGATATAGTTCATGTGTGAACCAAAGCCATTTAGATAGTGTTTGAGAAAGCTTTTagaaagcacttctcagcttttcattaacaaaatttgaaattttgtgaaattttgttaacgagAAGCTGAGAAGgacttcctagaagctctcccaaacactttCTTAGAGTGGTCATCCTGGGTTTCGGTGTTTAAAGGGTTTCCTagaagctgagaagtgcttcttaGAAGCTCTCACAAATACTTCCTTAGAGTGGTCATCCTGGGTTTCGATGTTTAAAGGGTCAGACAAGTTATATCTCAGAGTGGCTCCATAATAATAAGGGTTTCCTACCCTTATTATTGCTTTATTCTGCCATATTGTCTGTTATTTGTCTCTGCTCTGATTATATACTTTCCTAAACATTGTTTTCCTTTTGGAAGTGGAATAGCAGCCTACGTGGCCATCTATCGGGGATTCGTGATAATAATGTAATGATGTACAATGCCAGTAAATGACTAGAAGTTTGTTCCCGCTGAGACAAATTTAGCAAGTTGTGTATATGGTACATTGGAACTTAAGAAAAGTTCTCGAGTTCTTATCACCAGTGTTTCTTGAATGTCTCTCCTCTCTTTCATGTTCCTAGAGAAAGCTCATTTGACATTGTAACCACATCGAACTACTTAACCTCAGAGGATTTCACTTGGTTTGTTCTTGACTCGAAATCCGGGGACTTTTGTGTTTAAAGCTACATAATCATACTGATGTTCCAGTAGCAAGAGTCTATCACTCCCCATTATTAAGGTCGTTTCCTTTCTTAAGATGTGACCTATTCGCTTATTTTTCTTGAGATGGAAATTTCAAATTTGCAGCCATACACACTTCCTTTATTGCCACCTACTAGTTCTGCAATTGGAACAACGCAGAAACGAAGGTCAATAGTCTGCCCATTTGGCTATTGAATCGCTTGTCTTAAGTGGATTAAGGTAGTGTCTATAAAGTGCTTATGAGTTGtccttcacaaaattttgaacttTTTAGAAGCAAACCTAAACGCTACCTAAGTTACTACCTAAGCAATTGGCGACGGTTTTGTCTAAATCGTTGCAACTACGTgcttatatatatttgtgtgtgtgtatatatatattagaatgTACGACGGTTTTCAAAAAACTGACGCACATTGCGACGGTTTTGAAAACACCATCGTAATGGCCGACGGTTCTGTCAAAACCGTCGCAACTACATgcttatatatatttgtgtatatatatattagaatatACGACGGGTTTGAAAAAACCATCGCAATGTGCGATGGGTTTCTAAAACCATCGCAACTACAtgcttatatatatttttgtatgtatatatatatacatatattagtttCGACGGTTTATGAAAAACCGTTGCAATAAGTTTGCATCGGTTATATAAAAATCATCGCAAGGTGAAACGGTTTAAATAACCGTTGCAAATGTGAAGACTCAAAATTTCAGAAGCACCTCCCTAACCGATGGAATTCAAAAAGACAAGCAGCTGATTTGGGAGAGGGTGTAACAACCATAGTAATAGCCATAGTAATGGAAAATGATGGAGAATTGTAACAGCCATTGTAACATCCATGGTAATGGAGATTAATGGCTATTATGGAAGATAAATGACTGTTAATAGGAGGCCTTTGACAGCTATAtgaagcctataaataggggaatAAGCTGATGGAAAAGAACACACAAATTCGAGCATATGCACTACCCAAGTTTCTGTCCAAATCCTGAAATTTTCAGCAGCAGAGAAAACGTCATTCCCATCGCTAAATTGCAATAAATCCCATCTCCACCATTCATATTATACCCACACATGTTTTGAATAACATATCCAAATTTTAGcccaatccaacggttagatatATGTTAAAGGCCTTCACAATAATACGTGGCAGATTCTAATCGAGAAGGGAGCGACTCCAGTTCGTCGACCAGAAACGGTATCAAATGACCTTAAAAGACAATCTTAACCGTTCATAATATTTCTTACATCCTTATGAACGTGCGGACCAAATTTGAGgtcgatccgacggttcaataTTCCAAAAATACTTCTGCAAGTTGACTGAATTTTGTTGCatacaaatctgaaaataaggTAAGTGGGCTTCTACTTTTCTTTTGTGTGATATAAGTTTttacacttatatttatttttgcgtgtgagttaagttttataacataaatacttatgcttttgaaaattcgatcggcatgataatattcgtttcactttgatatatattatttgttggttattcgtgatattatttgaagcatgttagaattatttggaaatatttgagatGAACTGTTAAGAGTCGATTTAGAAATAGTTAAGGAATTTTCgacgatttgatttgatttgatatggccctgatgcggtgggttataataaccgttcctttggcctcgccccttagaggagtaacatataggggactgatcagtagaaccacggaaaatgagataattaacaTTGCAATATTTGCTTCGTATTTGTTCGAATTCAGCATGCTTTTTTTTGTTTcgagattataaaatatacatgagtacatgtaaatatattttggtgtttatcgtgctcgatcggcccccacttgttgagtgtttcccaaaacactcacctcCTTACTTTGCTCCCCAGATAAAAATGAAAATGAGTTAGATGACGAAGAACAGAATATGTTCTGAGGTTGGTGAGGATGGATcagttcaagttgaagaaatatttttactttaaattttaatttcgcTTCCGCATTATCGCACTTGTGTTTTTTCTCTGTAAAAATAGTTAtggtttatgaaatagactggtttttggcAAGACTTATACTatgaggcttgttgtttcaatgttaaattgttaaacaacgccgatgtcaactaggcccggtTTCGGGGCGTGACAGCAAAAGATTGCAacggttttttttttgttctaacATTTTAATATTCAATACAATTTCGAACgatatttttaaaaccgtgaaacgtttgtgatatatatatagaagtCCACCTCGGCCCAGGAGGTAGTCTACCGCGGCCCGGGATGAAGTCCACTAGGCAGTAAGACTAGTGGCAAAGGTGGCGTAGTCAGATGAACAAGTGCCCGGGAAGAGCTATATTGCAGCTCGAGTTCGGGACAGAGGTGAGATGTAGTGGCTGCTTGAGGACAGGATTGATAGTCTACTTTGGTTAGGGCCAGGACTGAGAGGGGCGAGCTATCCGGAATGACAAGAGGAGGGGGGATCTAGTGGAGGTCGGAGCCAGTGGTCGAAGGACTGGAGGAAGATGTGAGATGTGTTATAAGATCTAGTTTCCTTTGTACAAGATTATATATCTTATTAGATAGGAAAGAATCTAGGATAAGGAAGGGAACAAAATTTGTGTTTCATGAAAATATAATGTTTCCTATTGGTGAGACTCTCTTATAGTTCCTAGGGTTCTCTCAAAATCCTCTCAGTTTATGTCTGATGCCTTGAATGTGTTTCTGTTTTCGGCGCTTTTGTCTGGTATGGAAAAACCTATTCTGTTTGATTTGGATTGGCTTGCACAGATTCTCGATCGGCTTAGGTTTTAGTTAAACTCAACTCGAGTGGTCTTCATACTTTCAGTTGAACTTTGCTCAACTGCTCTTATGACTGAGTAATATTTGTTTCTTCATGATATATATTCAGTTCATCTTTTATTCACCGATTATCATTTCATGAGTTGATCTCTTGATTTTGCCTTGAAAATTTTCGGTGATCAGCCAGTGTCTTTTGGTGTCCAATCAAGGGTCCTTGGCAAATTAAGAAAATAACAGCATGCCTACACAATACATTCATTCATAAAATAAGCCAATAAggctttaaatttttttaaaaaaaaggcaaTAAGGTATCAAAATGTTGTTCAAGAAAAAGACATTGGCTGGTGCGCTTTAATCGTATAGGCTGCTATGTTTTTACGTTTTTTGCTGTCTAATGCATAGGCTTGTTTCACTCTCATTAGGTGTTAAATCAAGACAAAAT comes from the Henckelia pumila isolate YLH828 chromosome 1, ASM3356847v2, whole genome shotgun sequence genome and includes:
- the LOC140875120 gene encoding uncharacterized protein At4g33100, with the translated sequence MGILRRDNNRSSTSATSPCAHLRIAYHSCFNRWYSEKFLKGLWDKEECVLEWEKYRECLSQHLDDKHLSRFLEADGIVDSNSRAEFKSHSSVS